From Caldibacillus debilis DSM 16016, one genomic window encodes:
- a CDS encoding PhzF family phenazine biosynthesis protein encodes MELAIINTFTEQAFQGNPAAVCLLDGEKDEGWMQKVAKEIHMPVTVFIRRHQHEFRLRWFTPAAEIPICGHGTLASSFFLWENGHAEKENPIAFHTKSGVLRSELVDGWVRLAFPFMPPERTPAPDLLVKALGVEPVYVWKSPTRAMVARIRVLWLSRYMSGKAGWTISRKFRRKKW; translated from the coding sequence ATGGAGTTGGCCATCATCAATACCTTTACCGAACAAGCCTTTCAAGGGAACCCGGCGGCCGTGTGTCTGTTGGATGGGGAAAAAGACGAAGGCTGGATGCAGAAGGTTGCCAAAGAGATCCATATGCCGGTTACCGTTTTTATCCGCCGCCATCAACATGAATTCCGGCTCCGTTGGTTTACCCCTGCGGCCGAAATTCCGATTTGCGGACATGGAACGCTGGCGAGTTCGTTTTTTCTGTGGGAGAACGGGCATGCGGAAAAAGAGAATCCGATTGCCTTCCATACAAAGAGCGGCGTCCTGCGATCAGAGCTTGTGGATGGCTGGGTCCGATTGGCGTTTCCATTCATGCCCCCAGAGCGAACGCCCGCCCCTGATTTGCTGGTGAAGGCCTTAGGGGTTGAGCCGGTATATGTCTGGAAAAGCCCGACGCGGGCCATGGTGGCTCGAATCCGGGTGCTGTGGTTGAGCCGGTATATGTCGGGAAAAGCCGGTTGGACGATTTCACGGAAGTTCCGTCGGAAGAAATGGTAA
- a CDS encoding PhzF family phenazine biosynthesis protein → MVRKLTPDIGLIEKLPVRGVIVTSRSHTKDFDFISRFFSPAQGLAEDYVTGSAHCSLDPYWKNKLRKTDFIAYQASERGGIVKIKVLDGKVLLSGKAVTIFKGNLSV, encoded by the coding sequence ATGGTAAGAAAGTTGACACCGGATATCGGGCTGATTGAAAAATTGCCCGTCCGCGGCGTGATCGTCACGAGCCGATCCCATACAAAGGATTTTGACTTTATCTCCCGTTTCTTTTCGCCGGCCCAAGGCCTCGCCGAAGATTATGTGACGGGTTCGGCCCATTGCAGTTTGGACCCGTATTGGAAAAACAAGCTGCGTAAAACCGATTTTATCGCCTACCAGGCTTCCGAAAGAGGGGGAATCGTCAAAATTAAAGTTTTGGACGGCAAAGTTTTGCTCTCCGGAAAAGCGGTCACCATTTTTAAGGGCAATTTGAGCGTTTGA
- a CDS encoding glycoside hydrolase family 65 protein: protein MLAYNHGKGSLENWLITETEFSPDALGKCESIMYLGNGYMGLRSATEEPYLHEVRNLFVNGTFNHFGGDEVTELPNLADVTRIDLRIDGERFSLEFGETKHYLRQLNLKTAELTRSFDWISPKGKTFRFRFRRFVSLDRLHLIGMKMEITSLDSPAEITFHSGINGRMTNSGTQHFHEGEKRIFDKRYLQLLQRTTESNIDVVINAAHRVTVNGEEIRDPVMAIDRRMVGLTFRLQLSPGDKLVMEKLATVYTSRDKEFDKPDYQLAKLREVSLQDLKDCVKKGYDALFQSHCRAWEEKVWNKYNLNVDSEDGFDVLALRFALYHLTVMTPAHDERMGIGAKGLSGEGYKGHSFWDTEIFILPFFIFSNPEVARSLLNYRYLGLAGARKKARENGYEGAMYPWEAAWPEDGEVTPVWGAVDIVTGEQTKIWSGFIEQHISADIAFAIYQYYTVTGDREFMERYGYEMVFETAKFWASRLEWNEEKREYHINDVIGPDEYKEHVNNNAFTNYMAHFNIQLAITYYEKLEKENPSRLAELEERLALRKAYEKWKSVIGRIYLPQPREDLVIPQDDTYLSLKTIDLTKYKQSKKVGTLFEDYNLEQVNKMQVSKQADVLILLYLLEQWEKKFSQDVLKANFRYYEPKTLHDSSLSLSTHAILANDIGEYELAYSLFRRAAEIDLGPFPHSSDHGIHAASIGGIWQAAVAGFAGLRLSGGKLRISPRLPKHWRRMEFSIYWKGQPVTVSIDHSALIVKAERNEPFELEVYGKTYTCKDQLTIHIDPKN, encoded by the coding sequence ATGCTCGCATACAATCACGGGAAAGGCAGCTTGGAAAACTGGCTGATCACGGAAACCGAATTTTCCCCCGACGCCCTGGGAAAATGCGAATCGATCATGTATCTCGGCAACGGGTACATGGGATTGCGTTCGGCGACGGAGGAGCCGTATTTGCACGAGGTCCGGAATCTTTTTGTGAACGGGACTTTCAACCATTTCGGCGGGGACGAAGTGACGGAACTGCCGAATTTGGCGGATGTGACGAGGATCGACCTCCGGATCGACGGGGAAAGGTTCAGCCTGGAATTCGGCGAAACGAAACATTATCTTCGTCAATTGAATTTGAAAACGGCGGAGCTGACCCGTTCCTTCGATTGGATTTCGCCGAAGGGAAAAACCTTCCGCTTTCGCTTCCGGCGGTTTGTGTCCCTGGACCGTCTGCATCTGATCGGAATGAAAATGGAGATTACGAGCCTCGACAGTCCGGCGGAAATCACGTTCCATTCCGGGATCAACGGCCGGATGACCAACAGCGGCACGCAGCATTTCCATGAGGGCGAAAAAAGGATTTTTGACAAAAGGTATCTGCAGCTCTTGCAAAGGACGACGGAATCCAACATCGATGTGGTCATCAACGCCGCGCACCGGGTGACGGTGAACGGGGAAGAAATCCGGGACCCGGTCATGGCCATCGACCGCCGAATGGTGGGACTTACCTTCCGACTGCAGCTGTCGCCCGGCGACAAGCTCGTCATGGAAAAACTGGCCACCGTTTACACGAGCCGGGACAAGGAATTTGACAAACCGGATTATCAGCTGGCCAAACTTCGCGAAGTTTCCTTGCAGGATTTGAAAGATTGCGTGAAAAAAGGGTATGACGCCCTGTTTCAATCCCATTGCCGGGCCTGGGAGGAAAAGGTTTGGAACAAATATAACTTGAATGTGGACAGCGAAGACGGCTTCGATGTATTGGCGCTGCGGTTCGCCCTCTATCATTTGACGGTCATGACCCCGGCCCATGACGAACGAATGGGCATCGGCGCCAAAGGGTTGAGCGGGGAAGGATACAAGGGCCATTCCTTCTGGGATACGGAAATCTTCATTTTGCCCTTCTTTATCTTCTCCAATCCGGAGGTTGCCCGGTCCCTGTTGAACTACCGTTACCTCGGACTGGCGGGCGCGCGGAAAAAGGCCCGGGAAAACGGGTATGAAGGCGCCATGTACCCGTGGGAAGCGGCATGGCCGGAAGACGGGGAAGTGACGCCGGTATGGGGAGCGGTCGATATCGTCACCGGGGAGCAAACGAAGATTTGGTCCGGTTTTATCGAACAGCATATTTCCGCCGATATCGCCTTTGCCATCTACCAATATTACACCGTCACCGGGGACCGGGAATTCATGGAGCGGTACGGGTACGAAATGGTCTTTGAAACCGCGAAATTTTGGGCGAGCCGGCTGGAATGGAATGAGGAAAAACGGGAGTACCACATCAATGACGTCATCGGCCCCGATGAGTACAAAGAACATGTCAACAACAACGCCTTCACGAACTACATGGCCCATTTCAACATTCAATTGGCGATCACCTATTATGAAAAACTCGAAAAAGAGAATCCAAGCCGGCTGGCGGAGCTGGAAGAACGGCTGGCCTTGCGGAAGGCCTATGAAAAATGGAAATCGGTCATCGGCCGGATCTATTTGCCCCAACCGCGCGAAGATCTGGTCATCCCTCAGGATGACACGTACTTATCCTTAAAGACGATCGATTTGACGAAATATAAACAAAGCAAAAAAGTGGGCACCCTGTTCGAGGACTACAATTTGGAACAGGTCAACAAGATGCAGGTCTCGAAACAAGCCGATGTCCTGATTTTGCTTTACCTGCTGGAGCAATGGGAAAAGAAGTTTTCCCAGGATGTTTTAAAGGCGAACTTCCGTTACTATGAACCGAAAACCTTGCACGATTCTTCTTTAAGTCTGTCCACCCACGCCATTTTGGCAAACGACATCGGAGAGTACGAACTCGCTTATTCCTTATTCCGCCGGGCTGCGGAAATCGATCTCGGCCCCTTTCCCCATTCCTCCGATCACGGGATTCACGCCGCCTCAATCGGAGGCATTTGGCAGGCGGCGGTCGCCGGTTTTGCGGGATTGCGCCTTTCCGGCGGAAAACTGCGCATCTCTCCCCGGCTGCCGAAGCATTGGCGGCGGATGGAATTCTCCATCTATTGGAAAGGCCAGCCGGTAACGGTCAGCATCGATCATTCGGCATTAATCGTAAAGGCGGAAAGGAACGAGCCGTTCGAATTGGAGGTCTACGGAAAAACCTACACGTGCAAGGATCAATTGACTATCCATATCGATCCAAAAAATTAA
- a CDS encoding ABC transporter substrate-binding protein — protein sequence MKKTIGLLMALLLLAGVLSACGSKESSGDKKSGDGDKKQTISLAVWGSSPAETEGLEKTVASFEKKTGIDVNIEVITDNFQDAITARFAAKNPPDVFYLEAFVAPKFIDSGVLLDISGEIENQDDFYQPLLNAFKDKDGKLYAVPKDYSTLATYVNTDLLEKAGYSIEDVPSDWEGLVQFAKELQPKLDEGVAAMIFDKSMARHLSAMLATGLNPVTEDGKADFTSSEKTLEYFQSLVDGQDGGYILNPQMDMGMDSAGAAFGSNKAVIMIEGNWVLSALKNEYPDVHYKILPSPTVNGKKQTMIFTVGYAIAKDSKHKDAAIEFVKYMTGEGQQQWSELSGTFPTRQSVAEAMKLAENEELKAHIEGASYGTPWTSGIYLPVISAAFDNHFQAALNGDVSLKDAMKAAEDEANAEIERQQ from the coding sequence ATGAAGAAAACCATTGGTCTATTGATGGCATTGCTTCTCCTCGCCGGGGTATTGTCGGCCTGCGGTTCCAAAGAAAGTTCCGGGGACAAAAAGAGCGGGGACGGGGACAAAAAACAAACGATTTCCCTGGCCGTCTGGGGATCTTCTCCCGCTGAAACGGAAGGGCTGGAAAAAACCGTCGCCAGCTTTGAAAAGAAAACCGGGATTGACGTCAACATCGAAGTGATTACCGACAACTTCCAAGACGCCATCACCGCCCGTTTTGCCGCCAAAAATCCGCCGGATGTATTCTATCTGGAAGCCTTCGTCGCTCCGAAATTCATCGACAGCGGCGTGCTCCTGGACATCTCCGGCGAGATCGAAAACCAGGACGACTTCTATCAACCGCTGTTGAACGCCTTTAAGGACAAAGACGGAAAATTGTACGCCGTGCCGAAAGATTATTCCACCCTGGCCACTTACGTGAACACGGATCTTTTGGAAAAAGCGGGGTATTCCATTGAAGATGTCCCCTCCGACTGGGAAGGGCTCGTCCAATTCGCCAAGGAATTGCAGCCGAAATTGGACGAAGGGGTCGCGGCCATGATCTTCGACAAGTCGATGGCCAGACATTTGAGCGCCATGCTGGCCACGGGTCTGAATCCGGTCACGGAAGACGGGAAGGCGGATTTTACGTCCAGCGAAAAAACATTGGAATATTTCCAATCTTTGGTTGACGGACAAGACGGCGGCTATATCCTCAATCCGCAAATGGACATGGGCATGGACTCCGCCGGGGCCGCCTTCGGTTCCAACAAGGCGGTGATCATGATTGAAGGGAACTGGGTGCTGAGCGCTTTGAAAAACGAATATCCGGATGTCCACTATAAAATCCTGCCGTCCCCGACGGTAAACGGCAAAAAACAAACGATGATCTTTACCGTCGGCTACGCGATCGCCAAAGATTCCAAACATAAAGACGCGGCGATCGAATTCGTCAAATACATGACCGGCGAAGGGCAACAGCAATGGAGCGAGCTTTCCGGCACCTTCCCGACCCGCCAATCCGTCGCCGAGGCGATGAAGTTGGCGGAAAATGAAGAATTGAAGGCCCATATTGAAGGTGCCAGCTACGGGACCCCGTGGACATCGGGAATTTACCTGCCCGTCATCTCCGCCGCCT